A stretch of Oncorhynchus mykiss isolate Arlee chromosome 12, USDA_OmykA_1.1, whole genome shotgun sequence DNA encodes these proteins:
- the LOC110537708 gene encoding ATP-sensitive inward rectifier potassium channel 1-like, producing MVSLSRMFQFVQRHIHDHVMERIIRRTRLVTKDGRCNIEFGNIEYHNQFAYLGDFWTTVVEIRWRFVLLLFVASFTGSWFVFSLLWYWIAKSNGDLIGQNRTDSHVRCIDNVNGLTTAFLYSLETQTTIGYGGRALTGHCPGTVALIVVQSLIGVFVNCFMCGVILAKISLPKKRAKTVTFSSTAVICLKKGSLCLLIRVANLRKTLLIGSQIYGKLLRTTVTPEGETIILDQVGIDFAVDAGKDNLFFVCPLTLYHIIDKASPFYDMSADTLQQQDFELVVFLDGMAESTSSACQVRTSFIPQEVQWGYSFLPIISRTKTGKYHVDFSNFSRTVPVTTPHCVQCFQSDPDQTNHNNNQNNHHRKLGIDNPGFEVIDIQDTMDITEM from the exons ATGGTTTCACTTAGCAG GATGTTCCAGTTCGTCCAGAGGCACATCCACGACCACGTGATGGAGCGCATAATCCGCCGGACTCGTCTGGTGACCAAAGATGGCCGCTGCAACATTGAGTTTGGCAACATCGAGTACCACAACCAATTTGCCTACCTGGGGGATTTCTGGACGACGGTTGTGGAGATCCGCTGGCGtttcgtcctcctcctcttcgtcgCCTCCTTCACAGGCAGCTGGTTCGTCTTCAGCCTTCTGTGGTACTGGATTGCCAAGAGCAATGGTGATCTGATTGGACAGAACCGCACAGACAGCCACGTTCGTTGTATAGACAATGTCAATGGACTCACCACGGCTTTCCTGTACTCCTTGGAGACCCAGACAACAATTGGTTATGGTGGACGGGCACTCACTGGGCACTGCCCTGGCACCGTGGCCCTCATTGTCGTCCAATCCCTCATTGGGGTCTTTGTCAACTGCTTCATGTGTGGAGTGATCCTGGCCAAGATCTCCCTTCCCAAGAAGAGGGCAAAGACAGTGACCTTCAGTAGCACAGCAGTCATCTGCCTGAAGAAGGGCAGCCTGTGCCTGCTTATCCGAGTTGCCAACCTCCGCAAGACCTTGCTAATCGGGAGCCAAATCTACGGCAAGCTGCTTAGGACAACTGTCACGCCGGAAGGTGAGACTATAATTCTCGACCAGGTAGGCATTGACTTTGCAGTGGACGCTGGCAAGGACAACCTGTTTTTTGTCTGCCCGCTGACATTGTACCACATCATCGACAAGGCCAGTCCATTTTACGACATGTCAGCGGACACCCTCCAGCAGCAGGACTTTGAGCTGGTGGTCTTCCTGGACGGGATGGCCGAGTCCACCAGCTCCGCCTGCCAGGTACGGACCTCCTTCATCCCCCAGGAGGTCCAATGGGGATACAGCTTCCTGCCCATCATCTCCCGCACCAAGACAGGCAAGTACCATGTGGACTTCTCCAACTTCTCCAGAACCGTGCCGGTGACGACCCCACACTGTGTCCAATGCTTTCAGAGTGATCCAGACCAAACCAATCACAACAATAACCAAAACAACCACCACAGGAAGCTAGGTATTGACAACCCCGGATTCGAGGTGATTGACATTCAAGACACAATGGATATCACAGAAATGTGA